From a region of the Calonectris borealis chromosome 2, bCalBor7.hap1.2, whole genome shotgun sequence genome:
- the HIGD1A gene encoding HIG1 domain family member 1A, mitochondrial, protein MSSGQESVFSEYETDTSQTSKLLRKFKETPFVPIGMAGFVMVVGYGLYRLKHRGDMKMSLHLIHMRVAAQGFVVGAITCGVLYSMFREYVVKPKE, encoded by the exons ATGTCATCCGGTCAGGAATCTGTTTTCTCTGAGTATGAGACTGACACCAGCCAGACATCGAAGCTGTTAAGAAAATTTAAAGAGACGCCATTTGTACCCATCG GGATGGCTGGCTTCGTCATGGTGGTTGGCTACGGGCTGTACAGACTGAAGCACAGAGGTGACATGAAAATGTCGCTTCACCTGATCCACATGCGCGTGGCAGCCCAGGGCTTCGTCGTGGGAGCGATAACGTGTG GTGTGCTGTATTCAATGTTTCGGGAGTATGTGGTGAAGCCCAAGGAGTAA